Below is a genomic region from Henckelia pumila isolate YLH828 chromosome 3, ASM3356847v2, whole genome shotgun sequence.
CTGTTCCCTCCACACTTGCTGTATCATATCAATCATGGGCATATTATTGCAGAAGTGCTTTTAATACTGCTTTCAAGATTTTATGAATGCTTCTGATGAATATTGAACTACATTACCCTACCATATGctaaattattttttgataaattaCTATTACCAATTTATTTTGTCACCTCAATGATTTTATAGAAGTTGTTGTCATCAATTTCATTTATTGGTAATCATTAGACTACTTGACATATAATCATGATGAATAGGCAGAATAGCTATCAataattcattcattcattcatatttgatattttctgaaaaaaaattgGCATCAAAATGCACTGGTAAACATGATTATGTTTCACCTCCTCAATCAAGTGGTCTAAAGGGgacatcatcacaagacactTGATACAGGTTGTTTCAAATGGTCTTCCTACATGATATCATGTGATCGACATATTCAGATATGATCCAAATATATCGAGTTCATTGAATACCACTTGAGATAATAGTTATTCCAATTTCCCTTGTGCAGGATGATGACGACATATTCATATATGATCCAAATATATCGAGTTCATCGAATACAACTTATGATAATAGTTATTTCAATTGCCCTTGTGCAAGACGTTACGCAATCCGCATATTTAGATTAACCCAATGATCCAAATGCATTGAAGTAGTGTTTGGAAGAGCcagtaaaaaataattttcaacttttgtttaataaaattttattaaaaaaaactgaTAATTGCTTCCTACTAGCTCTTTGGAACACTACCTAAGTAAGTTGAGTCTAGCAAAAGATAATGGATGTACTTTATGTTGGAATTTTCCTTTGATACCTATTCCCTCTATGGTTGGCGTGAAAATTGAGTTGCTTTCATCTATTTCACGTGTTAAGATTGTAAACGCATCAactaaaaatacatataaattaATCACCCAAGTCAACCAGTCACGAGACgggaaaattattttaaaaaaaaattgatctcAAGGATGGTCAAGTGTTCCATCTGTTATTCACATCATGTGTCCCGACGTACAAGACTGATGAAttttcatataatataatatattatttggcaACAAATTATAGAAAAGATTTGTACTGAAAATAATTGCTATGTTTCACATTTAAGCAAGAACCAAGAACACTAAACAAGTCCAATCAATAAAAGTATACCGAGAATCTTGTTAGTTTTCCTAGATTCCAAATACAACGAAACCAAACTAAAGCCATTAAAAATGCCTAATTTTCAAATTAGATTATTTCACAAGGGGGATTTCTTGTCGGTAAGGTCAAAACCAAGCAAGAAAAGCCCTATCAAACAGCAACTTAGATCTCACTGCAGACAATCTTTTCATGCCTTCAAGAAGACTCcacataaataaaattaatataaaaacttTTGAACACAGTATGTTTACGTACTCGACAGTGGTTCAGTTTaataaacaatttttattaatagaAATTTTACGGTAAAATAAACCAAGAGATTGCCAACCTGGCATACACGGGAAAGTTTTCTTAGTTCAAGAATCCATCCTATTTGCAAACAACCAAAGACATGGGACACTCATCAAGCATCCCTGTCACTGATTCCTCGATCAAACATGTATAGGCAGAAATATGCCTCGTGCTGCACATAAAGTGGTTTTGAATTCATATTCAATGAATATAACGTCTATGATGGTACTCATGGGCGATGACGATGATGAAACTGATAGCACTTCTCTCTCGGAGATAACTCTCCATCCTCGATCAAATATATTAAAGATATAGTAATCATAAATATAAGTCTGATCCATCGTCCAATTAGCAAGAAACAGAGTAAACGTACCATAATTGTTTTGGATTATGATATAAGACATGATGAAAGAGTTCATACGAAGTACCATTGCTAATATCAGATTATAAGAAGCCAGATTGCAGTCTATGAGGAGTCAATTTCATGTGCTGATCCTGAGCTCTCCTTCTCTTGAACAATGGCTCTGGTGATGATGACACAGATGATGAAAAGGCCCAAGAATCATTAGAGCTATCTGAGCTAAAATAAGTATCAACTACACCACTTGGACTGCTCGGTATCGACTCATTTTTACGTTTGGAACGCAGCTTATTGCCATGATCATCCATTATCTCCATGATAAGTTTATGGCATTCATCAACTTTTTCCTGTTTATAATGCATAATCAAGAATTTAAGTCTCGTAACCATTCAACCTTAaaagaaaataacaaaacatattatCACCCTCGAGATAGCTAACCTTGCTGGTTTTAAGCACACTCACAAACTGATTGTGGAGTTCCGACTCTTTACAAGGCTCAATCTCTTTAGTAACATACATCATTGTAGCGGCAGCAACAACCGAAGGAAGATATCGTAGGAGACTAAAATCTGTGATGGCGTACATAAACAGACAACATTATAAGTTGatgcaaaattaattaaaacagaagaagaaagaaccacagagagagagagagagagagagagagatcaACAATCAAACCAAGTTATGATATCTTTATAACAAAATTATCCGATCTACATACCGGTGAGTATAGAGAGAATCAAACTCTCACACCTCCACAAAAACTCCCAATGTGGATTAATTAGCGATCCAAATCTCCTCATAAAATGATCAAAGTATGGAATCGGTGTCACGGGATTCATCTTCCATTGGAGTGTAGAAAGCACCAAGAGTTCCATTCTCTGAATAGTCTTTGCATCAAAAAGATACTTTGATTCTTCTACctaaagcacgcacacaatcaaaacccaacaacaacacaatcaaatCAGAGAGGCACTTAATGAAGACGCACAAAGAATGAAACGGGGATGGAAAAACATACTTGAAAGTCTATCAAAAGAGGGACTTGAGTCTCTTCAACCTTGGCTGCTAAAGAAACACAGGCCACAGCAACCAATTGGCTCATCCATGGTTTATCCTTCTGAAAGCAAGGGCTAGCAATGAATCTATCGTAGTAGTTCACAGCTAAAGCCGCAGTCAGGGCATTGAATCCATATTGGGAAATCACCTTCAAAATCCGCACAATGGCCTCATGTCTCACCATTTTCAAACAGCCATCTACTATTATTTCTTCAAAACTCAAACGGGGTTGTTTTTTCTCCTTAGACAAAAGGCTCGAAAGCTCATCATCCTCCCAGAAAAGGTCGTGCTCAAACAGAAAAATGGGGGGCTTTTCGGAAATCTGGCGAAAATCCTCGATTTGTGGCTCTGTCAAGTCAAACCCGACGCTGGAATCTTGGTCAAGACGCTCTTCTTCGCAGTAAAGGGCATCAAAAATGGAATTTTGGAGAAGGGATTCTTGTTCATGGATATGAGAAACCATCTTCTTCAAAGAAGAAGACACTGGAGCCTCTGCTCATTATCTTTAAAGATTCAATCTTGGGGTCTGAATCATATCTTCTTATTACGTATGAATTTACCCTCTGGTTTGCCCTTTTGGTTCTCCCTTGACGCAGGAAAGAGAGGAGTGCGTAGAAGGTAGAGCGTTGGGGGCTACCTAAAGAAGAATGCAGAGAGGGCTTTTATCTGAATAACCCTCCACGCCTGTCCTTTTTGAAACGCTCCATCAAACCTCAAATCATTTCATCCAAGCTAATTATATttacttttattattatattcattatttttacAGGTTCCCTTCTTTTATTATCATCACATGGCTGAAAAAAGCAAtccaatataattatttatgtatatttaatgctaaaaaattacataattagTTACTCTCTTCTAAATCTTTTCcatcataatttcaattatgtTATTTTGTTCAGTTCAAACTAACAATAGCTCGGTGCTTAATTTATCGATTATTTCTTCAATGAAGTGTATATTTAATTGTATGATGGTTGTTCAAGTAAAATGAAATATGTAGTCTTATATCTATACTTATATATTAAGTAAGAAAACCTTATAGAAATTGTTTGGTCTCTTGGTATGGCCacacaaaattaataataatttctatttatttatctatttttaaatttttttttgatttgtATGAATTGtaatggatgatttttctcaaTAAAGTTACGAGTTTACCgtcaaaaaaattttcaaattatttgaaaaactaATGAAACGAAAAATACCTAATAGAAGCAATGATGATTTAACTACTTCTTATGGACTATGGTTACCATTTttagagttttgctatgctgtCCATCAACCGTGTCAACATCTGTGTCCACCATGTATAAAACACTCAACTATTGCACATGGTGGGCACAGAAGTTGGCACGATTGGTGGACAACATAACAAAACTAACCATTTttaacccaaaaaaaatttattttttctgctataaatttattagattttttattgaaattaagtataataaacaaaaaaattcgTCACACACATCGTATGTGTGCGCGCAAATATGCtagttatatataaataattagtttgtactttgaaaaaataaaacaatatgagCTAAAATGCTAAATTGGCATGGTATCTCCTATGGAGAGTGATTTACTTAAAAAGAATTTCTTTAATTCCACGGGGCGTTTGATGCATTGGAAGACCGGATCCACACACTGCTCAAGTAGAAGAAAGCCGGTACAAATTCCGACCACCTCGTTGCAAATTACaaattgttttattattattattaatcattattattattattattattattattattattattattattattatttcgctTATCGCGATAGTTAAAACTACTAATTATAACTCACTCGCTGGAAAAGAGTTGAGTAGTCACGCGCACATCTCAGACACCTTTGGCA
It encodes:
- the LOC140891700 gene encoding cyclin-D3-3-like; translated protein: MVSHIHEQESLLQNSIFDALYCEEERLDQDSSVGFDLTEPQIEDFRQISEKPPIFLFEHDLFWEDDELSSLLSKEKKQPRLSFEEIIVDGCLKMVRHEAIVRILKVISQYGFNALTAALAVNYYDRFIASPCFQKDKPWMSQLVAVACVSLAAKVEETQVPLLIDFQVEESKYLFDAKTIQRMELLVLSTLQWKMNPVTPIPYFDHFMRRFGSLINPHWEFLWRCESLILSILTDFSLLRYLPSVVAAATMMYVTKEIEPCKESELHNQFVSVLKTSKEKVDECHKLIMEIMDDHGNKLRSKRKNESIPSSPSGVVDTYFSSDSSNDSWAFSSSVSSSPEPLFKRRRAQDQHMKLTPHRLQSGFL